Proteins encoded within one genomic window of Perognathus longimembris pacificus isolate PPM17 chromosome 28, ASM2315922v1, whole genome shotgun sequence:
- the LOC125343526 gene encoding LOW QUALITY PROTEIN: regulation of nuclear pre-mRNA domain-containing protein 1A-like (The sequence of the model RefSeq protein was modified relative to this genomic sequence to represent the inferred CDS: inserted 1 base in 1 codon) gives MSAFSEAGLEKKLSELSNSQQSLQTLSLWLIHHRXHSWPIVTMWERELRKAKPNRKLTFLYLANDVIQNSKRKGLEFTKDFAPVIVEAFKHVSSETDESCKKHLGRVLSIWEERSVYENDVLDQLKQALYGDKKTRKRTYEQINVDDNENCSLESPSEPPQTLDLVRALQDLENAASGDAVVHQQIASLPVEGQEVSLLDKITDKESGERLSKTVEDACMLLADYNGRLTAEIDDRKQLTRMLADFLHCQKEALAEKEHKLEEYKRKLARVSLVRKELRSRIQSLPDLSRLPNVTGSHMHLPFAGDIYSKD, from the exons ATGTCTGCCTTTTCCGAGGCGGGGCTGGAGAAGAAGCTGTCGGAGTTGAGCAACTCGCAGCAGAGCTTGCAGACCTTGTCCCTGTGGCTCATCCATCACC AACACTCTTGGCCCATTGTCACCATGTGGGAGCGGGAGCTGCGGAAAGCCAAACCCAACAGGAAGCTTACTTTTCTCTACCTAGCCAATGATGTCATTCAGAACAGCAAAAGGAAGGGGCTAGAGTTTACAAAGGACTTTGCACCAGTTATAGTGGAAGCTTTTAAGCATGTTTCCAGTGAAACTGATGAAAGTTGTAAGAAACACCTTGGAAGAGTATTATCTATTTGGGAAGAAAGATCTGTTTATGAAAATGATGTATTAGACCAACTCAAGCAAGCTCTCTATGGTGATAAAAAGACTAGGAAGAGAACTTATGAGCAAATAAATGTAGATGACAATGAAAACTGTTCTCTGGAATCTCCAAGTGAACCACCTCAGACTCTAGATCTCGTTAGAGCCTTGCAAGATCTGGAAAATGCAGCCTCTGGTGATGCAGTAGTCCATCAGCAGATAGCTTCTTTGCCTGTGGAAGGTCAAGAAGTGTCTCTCCTTGATAAAATAACAGATAAAGAATCTGGAGAGAGGCTTTCTAAAACGGTAGAGGATGCTTGTATGTTGTTGGCAGATTATAATGGCAGACTGACGGCAGAAATAGATGATAGAAAGCAACTCACTCGAATGTTAGCagattttcttcattgtcaaaagGAAGCCCTTGCAGAGAAAGAGCATAAATTGGAAGAATACAAGCGCAAGTTGGCCAGAGTTTCCCTGGTGCGCAAAGAACTCAGGTCTCGGATCCAGAGCCTGCCAGATTTATCTCGATTGCCAAATGTCACCGGCAGCCACATGCACCTGCCCTTTGCTGGAGACATCTACAGTAAAGACTGA